The DNA region TCACGAGATGAACTCACTGCCAGGCAGGATCGATGAAACTGACACCATGCCTTGCCAAGTTTGACACCTGTAGAGATCCAAAGAGAAAGACGCTCatcaaaaaagaagagcaCTTTCTCGAGTGGCTCAATTAGTATGCTTCCACATTGAACAGTGTCATAATAGCTAATGTACAGTTGTTTCCAGCTTTTTGCGGCAAGTCTGACGGGCTGGCCTGCTTCACCACTCACGTTCAAAAAAGATCAATCCTTGCCAGGGTTCAGACTTCTATCGGCAGCCAACGACTGTCCTTTTCGTGCAGCATACTGAATGGCTTTCCCGGCGAGATCACCCCTGATAAGTGGATCTGGCACAAATCCGTACGAGCAGAATGCCGCCAATGCGTAGGCGATCCCATAGCTGATCGTCAACTCTTCACCTTTTTTAATGTTCCGTTCTGCTACCATGTGTAGTCGATCATCACCCTCTGATTCCGACAGTCGGCAATTAGAGTCGTCCATATGATTGGCACAATCGAAAAAAGGCAGTAGCGCGAGTTTTCCCGCGGATCCTTTTTGGTGCGTGCGGCTGAACACCAGAGCAACAGCCTGGTGGCAGGTAAGCATGATGACATCGTCGCTATGAAGACAACCGTTTTGATGTAAAATGGGGAGCAAGACTTCTGCAAGCTCTGTCCCGATTTGTTTCAGATTCAAAACACGCCTTTTGGCTTTCAAACATGTATCGAACACGTCAGCAGACGACTCGTGTGTGGCATGCAAGTCCTCTGCCAGAGCCATTTCGGTTCCATATATTAGTGCTTGGTCTAACACGCTTTCGCTCCACACGATAGGCAGCTGCCACATGCAGTCATCCCATGGTAATTGGGATATATAGGAAATTACACTCGGTCCGACGCCCAGCTTGCTAGCCACCGGGACTTCGAGAAGACGACTGCACACCAGTGCCGCCGCAATGGACCAGAAACCACGTTGGGATTCGTTATCGTCGTCTGGGCTCAGGCGCCGTACAGTGACATCGGCCAAGTAGCTGTGCGGCTCGCATCCATAAATAATATCGGCACGAGAAATGTCCAGTACAGATAATCCGGCTTGAATGTCTTGCTTGGCAAAGAGACCCTTTCCTCCGAAGGCATCCGTTCCAACGTCTGCCAACGCAGAGTGCTGGACTGCCAAAGCTGTCGTCAATCGACTGTGTAACATTGCGGTCGCGAAAACAGCTCCCAGCTTCCTTTTAATCATACTTCGTGGTGTTTCGTGTCCTGCTGGATTGATGGCCGAGGAAGGGCATCAGCTTGTAGGATGATTTTTGTGTGAATAAGGGATACCAATGTAGGTCAGAATCGGAAGTCCAATCCATCGGGATTCCAACGGATTTCGCAATTCCTTGGTTTCCCGGATAGGATTTCGTTGGATACCGTTCATCCAAACCGATCGGATGACGATACGGATATGCATTGACTCGGATACATTAGTACGGGTATCCGATCTCATAATTGTAAATGTCGTCGGATAATCTAGCATCGAAACTCCGACGCCAAGGCAAAAATCTTCCAAACTGAATGGAACCCTAAAATTGTAAGGAGACTGAGCGTAAAACAAACAATGTTCACCGTAGTAGTCTTGGGAGTTTCGTTCGATCTGAGGATCGGGAAGAGAGCGGTGATATATCTGATGGTCCACGGGGCCTCATCAATCAAGAAACAGCATACATCCAAGTTGCCTCTGCACACACGCCAAAGAGTCGCGGCAGCGGTCGGGGAAGCGATCAACGCCGATTCAGTGTCATGCAAAGAAAGTTCGAGTATTGACTGTCCCACATTGCTTCAAATTCGTCTGTGGACAATTTCGCAGTCACTAGTTTGTCATGAGCTGGCCAACGGTACGCAACGTCCAGAAACTCATCCTCCTTACTATTCAAGTAGTGAGCAGTTTTGTTCCGAGACCGACCGCTCGCTCCAGATTGCAGTGGACGACTCGAGCGACTGCCTCCTGCAGACTACTGTCGTCTACCGAAGGACCAAACAGAGATGACCTACCAACTCCCATATACCACCACATAGATCTATACAACGAAAACTCGTATACCGACGACGTTGAGACAGTCTTGGGGCGTGTCGATGGGTTTATGAGACTGCTTGAGCAGCAGGAAGCCTGGCCACTTCTACACGAGAGTAAAATCCGTGATAGAATTCATAGCCAGCATACACGAGATTGCGAGGCAGCGTCTCTTAACTTGGCGCCCGAATCGCCAGTCCTGCGCGACCAGCAATGCAGTACTCGGTACGAATGGATTTTTTCTGGCACCAAATCCTACCCGTTAGCGGCGCAATCGTTAGAGCCAATATTGAATACAACGGCTATTTCTACAATTCGCGAAGCCGCAGAAGCGCATTGGGAAAATCCGGCTTTCTGTACATC from Phaeodactylum tricornutum CCAP 1055/1 chromosome 18, whole genome shotgun sequence includes:
- a CDS encoding predicted protein; amino-acid sequence: MIKRKLGAVFATAMLHSRLTTALAVQHSALADVGTDAFGGKGLFAKQDIQAGLSVLDISRADIIYGCEPHSYLADVTVRRLSPDDDNESQRGFWSIAAALVCSRLLEVPVASKLGVGPSVISYISQLPWDDCMWQLPIVWSESVLDQALIYGTEMALAEDLHATHESSADVFDTCLKAKRRVLNLKQIGTELAEVLLPILHQNGCLHSDDVIMLTCHQAVALVFSRTHQKGSAGKLALLPFFDCANHMDDSNCRLSESEGDDRLHMVAERNIKKGEELTISYGIAYALAAFCSYGFVPDPLIRGDLAGKAIQYAARKGQSLAADRSLNPGKD